The following coding sequences lie in one Alosa sapidissima isolate fAloSap1 chromosome 15, fAloSap1.pri, whole genome shotgun sequence genomic window:
- the LOC121684091 gene encoding uncharacterized protein LOC121684091 isoform X2 yields MEAGDGQPRQVPALKRANEIAIDRPIQRKRTHSQILDDRAIELIEPKVIKREKFNSTEVRQKFDFKDLLKISDYADIYRGVFDKIKNLFQRALKHAKPKDFCFVKLYDSTSDKEVCERFCVGDSVEDLISNMLEKLVQSNSEMKVESKMEMVVQIVENLSGGGGQHRRLSTLRKNEVIRKKLRHLFVPPVTDNNVCFSISLAFLLNPSLPMDEAKKVGKQLHQSVGKSENERVALSDIVKFEQVTKSKIVVFWRTLDGHQHYSSETEPCPEKTYYLYLHEGHYYGIKNIKGFLGMSYVCIFCHKGYNRQNGHKCEHTCNVCLHPKCQKGRTVKCQDCLRICRSKSCYQQHKVVTKRQKGNFSWCDLTKYCPECNREYTITQPNAKKKKTQHKCLTKKCDHCRKPLTKNHQCFIQPEQVQEPSEKLIFYDFETTQENGFHEANYVCAMDYGGECWTSHGESCVADFFDHFRQEKYRGYTFIAHNARGFDAYLLIKYLVEELITPKLIVQGSKVMCFEDKHFSQRYIDSLNFLPMKLSVLPSALGFDQEKKGHFPHFFNTTKNQNYRGPYPEPHYYGADSFMPKEREEFFEWYNSVKNGVFDFRKEIAEYCKNDVVILKEACLRFRKELIATVEVDPFRSVTIAGMCMAIYRSRFLTKDTIALTYPNCYIQPQKAHSKESLEWLEYVSATEGIHIQHALNAGEHKVGDHMVDGFSSSSKGCVGFEFLGCYHHACLTCYKPEEMHQTRKIKCKDVNKECLQKLENLKRNDNFTLRSIWEHDWINQKKNDSKVKEFMSKYKAPERLNPREALYGGRTNALCLYYKTQENEKIHYYDFTSLYPFVNKTKVYPTGHPTIIFDDFQSVEKYFGLIRAKVFPPHGLFHPVLPYRAAGKLMFPLCRTCCETESKQMDCQHSDDERALTGVWTSVEMVKAMEKGYKVARLFEVWHFEKRSETLFSEYVNTFLKGKQEASGYPESIETDAEKERYIQDYEEHEKIKLNQDNIKVNKAKRSLCKLALNSLWGKFAQRANPSNSTLISEPKQFIDYVFSPKYDVSNLMFLNDDVALVQWKYKDDSSSRNTNENIFIAAFTTAYARLELYDVMDKLQERALYHDTDSVIFVSGPKDWVPETGDFLGQLTNELSQGDHIVEYVSGGPKLYGYRTVQNKICMKVKGITLNHTNQQSVSLKSLTDLVENYVDKNPSEIPTTANQITRVKKGFHLKNKVVNKQLRVVYNKRVLCENGRTLPYGY; encoded by the exons ATGGAAGCAGGAGATGGTCAACCTCGTCAGGTTCCTGCCCTGAAACGTGCAAATGAAATAGCAATCGATCGTCCCattcaaagaaaaagaa CCCACAGTCAGATCCTTGACGACCGAGCAATCGAGCTTATTGAACCAAAAGTTATTAAACGAGAAAAGTTCAACAGTACAGAGGTCAGACAAAAGTTTGATTTTAAAGATCTTTTGAAAATTAGTGACTATGCTGACATTTACCGTGGTGTATTTGACAAAATTAAGAATCTGTTTCAAAGAGCACTTAAGCATGCCAAGCCTAAGGATTTTTGTTTCGTTAAGCTTTATGACAGCACTAGTGATAAGGAAGTATGTGAAAGGTTCTGTGTTGGTGACAGTGTTGAGGATCTGATATCTAATATGTTAGAGAAACTTGTGCAGAGTAATTCTGAGATGAAAGTTGAATCTAAAATGGAAATGGTTGTGCAGATTGTTGAAAATCTCTCTGGAGGGGGTGGTCAGCATAGACGACTCTCCACTCTGCGTAAGAATGAAGTCATACGAAAGAAATTGAGACATTTATTTGTCCCACCGGTCACAGATAATAATGTCTGTTTCTCCATCAGTTTAGCATTTCTTTTGAATCCCAGTCTTCCCATGGATGAGGCTAAAAAAGTAGGGAAACAGTTACATCAGTCTGTGGGGAAGTCAGAAAATGAGAGAGTGGCCCTTTCTGACATTGTAAAATTTGAACAAGTAACCAAAAGCAAAATTGTTGTGTTTTGGAGAACTCTTGATGGTCACCAACATTACTCATCAGAAACAGAGCCGTGCCCTGAGAAAACGTATTACCTTTACCTTCATGAGGGGCACTATTATGGTATTAAGAACATCAAGGGATTTTTGGGCATGTCCTATGTATGCATCTTTTGTCACAAGGGTTACAACAGACAAAATGGACACAAGTGTGAACACACCTGCAATGTCTGCCTTCATCCTAAATGCCAAAAAGGGAGGACTGTAAAATGTCAAGATTGTCTTCGTATTTGTAGATCTAAATCCTGCTACCAACAGCATAAAGTTGTTACGAAACGTCAAAAAGGAAATTTCAGCTGGTGTGACCTTACCAAATACTGCCCTGAGTGCAATCGTGAGTACACCATCACCCAACcaaatgcaaaaaagaaaaaaacgcaACACAAATGCTTAACCAAGAAGTGTGACCACTGCAGAAAACCACTTACAAAGAATCACCAATGTTTCATTCAGCCAGAGCAGGTACAGGAGCCAAGTGAAAAGCTGATATTTTACGATTTCGAAACAACACAAGAGAATGGTTTCCATGAGGCTAATTATGTTTGTGCCATGGACTACGGTGGTGAATGTTGGACATCACATGGAGAATCTTGTGTGGCtgatttttttgatcatttcAGGCAAGAGAAGTACAGAGGTTACACTTTCATTGCTCATAATGCCAGAGGTTTTGATGCCTACTTGCTCATTAAGTACTTAGTCGAAGAACTTATCACACCCAAACTCATTGTCCAGGGTAGCAAAGTGATGTGTTTTGAGGATAAACACTTTTCTCAACGGTACATTGACAGCTTGAATTTCTTGCCAATGAAGTTGAGCGTTCTGCCCTCAGCTTTGGGCTTTGATCAGGAAAAAAAGGGACACTTTCCACATTTCTTTAACACAACAAAGAACCAGAATTACAGAGGTCCTTACCCTGAACCTCATTATTATGGGGCTGATTCTTTCATGCCAAAAGAAAGGGAAGAATTTTTTGAGTGGTACAATTCTGTGAAAAATGGTGTGTTTGACTTCAGGAAAGAGATTGCTGAGTACTGCAAAAATGATGTTGTCATTTTGAAGGAAGCTTGCTTGCGATTCAGGAAAGAGCTTATTGCCACTGTTGAAGTGGACCCTTTTAGAAGTGTTACAATAGCAGGGATGTGTATGGCAATTTATCGGAGCCGTTTCCTTACTAAAGACACTATAGCTTTAACCTACCCGAACTGCTACATCCAACCACAAAAGGCACATTCTAAAGAGTCCTTGGAGTGGTTGGAGTATGTGTCTGccactgagggcattcatattcAGCATGCACTGAATGCTGGCGAACATAAAGTGGGTGACCACATGGTAGATGGTTTCTCATCGTCATCAAAAGGATGTGTTGGTTTTGAGTTTCTTGGATGTTATCATCATGCATGCTTGACTTGCTACAAGCCAGAAGAAATGCACCAAACAAGAAAAATTAAATGTAAGGATGTCAACAAAGAGTGCTTGCAGAAGCTCGAAAATCTTAAACGCAACGATAATTTCACATTGAGGTCCATATGGGAACATGATTGGATTAATCAAAAAAAGAATGATTCAAAAGTGAAGGAATTTATGAGCAAATACAAGGCCCCAGAGCGTCTGAACCCCCGTGAAGCTCTATATGGGGGTCGAACTAATGCTCTGTGTTTGTATTACAAAACACAAGAAAATGAGAAGATACATTACTATGATTTCACATCTCTGTATCCCTTTGTGAATAAGACAAAAGTATATCCAACTGGCCATCCAACCATCATTTTTGATGACTTCCAGTCAGTGGAAAAGTACTTTGGGCTCATCAGAGCGAAAGTCTTCCCACCACATGGTCTTTTCCATCCTGTGTTACCTTACAGGGCAGCAGGAAAACTCATGTTCCCATTGTGTAGGACTTGTTGTGAGACAGAGAGTAAACAGATGGACTGTCAGCACTCAGATGATGAGAGAGCCTTGACTGGTGTGTGGACTAGTGTTGAGATGGTCAAGGCTATGGAGAAAGGTTACAAAGTTGCTAGGTTGTTTGAGGTGTGGCATTTTGAAAAAAGGTCTGAGACTCTCTTCTCTGAGTATGTCAACACCTTTCTTAAGGGGAAACAGGAGGCTAGTGGTTATCCTGAATCGATAGAAACTGATGCTGAGAAAGAGAGGTACATACAAGACTatgaagaacatgaaaaaaTTAAGTTGAATCAAGACAATATCAAAGTCAACAAAGCAAAGCGTTCCCTTTGCAAGTTGGCGCTCAACTCACTTTGGGGTAAATTTGCACAGCGTGCAAATCCATCAAACTCAACACTGATCAGTGAACCAAAACAATTCATAGATTATGTTTTCTCCCCCAAGTATGACGTCTCAAATTTGATGTTTTTGAACGATGACGTAGCTCTTGTGCAATGGAAGTACAAAGATGATAGTTCTTCAAGGAATACCAATGAGAACATTTTCATTGCAGCTTTTACTACTGCCTATGCCAGACTTGAACTTTATGATGTCATGGATAAACTACAGGAAAGGGCATTATACCATGACACAGACTCTGTTATTTTTGTTAGTGGTCCTAAAGACTGGGTACCTGAGACAGGAGATTTTCTTGGGCAATTGACTAATGAGCTCAGCCAGGGTGATCACATTGTTGAATATGTTTCAGGAGGGCCAAAACTGTATGGGTATCGCACAGTCCAAAATAAGATATGCATGAAAGTTAAAGGCATTACTCTGAACCATACAAATCAGCAGTCTGTAAGTCTTAAATCTCTCACTGACCTGGTTGAAAACTATGTTGATAAGAACCCCTCTGAGATTCCTACCACTGCTAACCAAATTACCAGGGTAAAGAAAGGGTTCCATCTCAAAAACAAAGTGGTGAACAAACAGCTTAGAGTAGTTTACAATAAACGGGTTTTATGTGAAAATGGCCGCACTCTGCCTTATGGTTACTAA
- the LOC121684091 gene encoding uncharacterized protein LOC121684091 isoform X1, with protein sequence MEAGDGQPRQVPALKRANEIAIDRPIQRKRKKFDKSNGSNSNTIEPTVCDLSTSESILDDDATHSQILDDRAIELIEPKVIKREKFNSTEVRQKFDFKDLLKISDYADIYRGVFDKIKNLFQRALKHAKPKDFCFVKLYDSTSDKEVCERFCVGDSVEDLISNMLEKLVQSNSEMKVESKMEMVVQIVENLSGGGGQHRRLSTLRKNEVIRKKLRHLFVPPVTDNNVCFSISLAFLLNPSLPMDEAKKVGKQLHQSVGKSENERVALSDIVKFEQVTKSKIVVFWRTLDGHQHYSSETEPCPEKTYYLYLHEGHYYGIKNIKGFLGMSYVCIFCHKGYNRQNGHKCEHTCNVCLHPKCQKGRTVKCQDCLRICRSKSCYQQHKVVTKRQKGNFSWCDLTKYCPECNREYTITQPNAKKKKTQHKCLTKKCDHCRKPLTKNHQCFIQPEQVQEPSEKLIFYDFETTQENGFHEANYVCAMDYGGECWTSHGESCVADFFDHFRQEKYRGYTFIAHNARGFDAYLLIKYLVEELITPKLIVQGSKVMCFEDKHFSQRYIDSLNFLPMKLSVLPSALGFDQEKKGHFPHFFNTTKNQNYRGPYPEPHYYGADSFMPKEREEFFEWYNSVKNGVFDFRKEIAEYCKNDVVILKEACLRFRKELIATVEVDPFRSVTIAGMCMAIYRSRFLTKDTIALTYPNCYIQPQKAHSKESLEWLEYVSATEGIHIQHALNAGEHKVGDHMVDGFSSSSKGCVGFEFLGCYHHACLTCYKPEEMHQTRKIKCKDVNKECLQKLENLKRNDNFTLRSIWEHDWINQKKNDSKVKEFMSKYKAPERLNPREALYGGRTNALCLYYKTQENEKIHYYDFTSLYPFVNKTKVYPTGHPTIIFDDFQSVEKYFGLIRAKVFPPHGLFHPVLPYRAAGKLMFPLCRTCCETESKQMDCQHSDDERALTGVWTSVEMVKAMEKGYKVARLFEVWHFEKRSETLFSEYVNTFLKGKQEASGYPESIETDAEKERYIQDYEEHEKIKLNQDNIKVNKAKRSLCKLALNSLWGKFAQRANPSNSTLISEPKQFIDYVFSPKYDVSNLMFLNDDVALVQWKYKDDSSSRNTNENIFIAAFTTAYARLELYDVMDKLQERALYHDTDSVIFVSGPKDWVPETGDFLGQLTNELSQGDHIVEYVSGGPKLYGYRTVQNKICMKVKGITLNHTNQQSVSLKSLTDLVENYVDKNPSEIPTTANQITRVKKGFHLKNKVVNKQLRVVYNKRVLCENGRTLPYGY encoded by the coding sequence ATGGAAGCAGGAGATGGTCAACCTCGTCAGGTTCCTGCCCTGAAACGTGCAAATGAAATAGCAATCGATCGTCCCattcaaagaaaaagaaaaaagtttgACAAATCTAATGGTTCAAATAGCAACACCATTGAGCCCACTGTGTGTGATTTAAGCACATCAGAGAGTATCTTAGATGATGATGCAACCCACAGTCAGATCCTTGACGACCGAGCAATCGAGCTTATTGAACCAAAAGTTATTAAACGAGAAAAGTTCAACAGTACAGAGGTCAGACAAAAGTTTGATTTTAAAGATCTTTTGAAAATTAGTGACTATGCTGACATTTACCGTGGTGTATTTGACAAAATTAAGAATCTGTTTCAAAGAGCACTTAAGCATGCCAAGCCTAAGGATTTTTGTTTCGTTAAGCTTTATGACAGCACTAGTGATAAGGAAGTATGTGAAAGGTTCTGTGTTGGTGACAGTGTTGAGGATCTGATATCTAATATGTTAGAGAAACTTGTGCAGAGTAATTCTGAGATGAAAGTTGAATCTAAAATGGAAATGGTTGTGCAGATTGTTGAAAATCTCTCTGGAGGGGGTGGTCAGCATAGACGACTCTCCACTCTGCGTAAGAATGAAGTCATACGAAAGAAATTGAGACATTTATTTGTCCCACCGGTCACAGATAATAATGTCTGTTTCTCCATCAGTTTAGCATTTCTTTTGAATCCCAGTCTTCCCATGGATGAGGCTAAAAAAGTAGGGAAACAGTTACATCAGTCTGTGGGGAAGTCAGAAAATGAGAGAGTGGCCCTTTCTGACATTGTAAAATTTGAACAAGTAACCAAAAGCAAAATTGTTGTGTTTTGGAGAACTCTTGATGGTCACCAACATTACTCATCAGAAACAGAGCCGTGCCCTGAGAAAACGTATTACCTTTACCTTCATGAGGGGCACTATTATGGTATTAAGAACATCAAGGGATTTTTGGGCATGTCCTATGTATGCATCTTTTGTCACAAGGGTTACAACAGACAAAATGGACACAAGTGTGAACACACCTGCAATGTCTGCCTTCATCCTAAATGCCAAAAAGGGAGGACTGTAAAATGTCAAGATTGTCTTCGTATTTGTAGATCTAAATCCTGCTACCAACAGCATAAAGTTGTTACGAAACGTCAAAAAGGAAATTTCAGCTGGTGTGACCTTACCAAATACTGCCCTGAGTGCAATCGTGAGTACACCATCACCCAACcaaatgcaaaaaagaaaaaaacgcaACACAAATGCTTAACCAAGAAGTGTGACCACTGCAGAAAACCACTTACAAAGAATCACCAATGTTTCATTCAGCCAGAGCAGGTACAGGAGCCAAGTGAAAAGCTGATATTTTACGATTTCGAAACAACACAAGAGAATGGTTTCCATGAGGCTAATTATGTTTGTGCCATGGACTACGGTGGTGAATGTTGGACATCACATGGAGAATCTTGTGTGGCtgatttttttgatcatttcAGGCAAGAGAAGTACAGAGGTTACACTTTCATTGCTCATAATGCCAGAGGTTTTGATGCCTACTTGCTCATTAAGTACTTAGTCGAAGAACTTATCACACCCAAACTCATTGTCCAGGGTAGCAAAGTGATGTGTTTTGAGGATAAACACTTTTCTCAACGGTACATTGACAGCTTGAATTTCTTGCCAATGAAGTTGAGCGTTCTGCCCTCAGCTTTGGGCTTTGATCAGGAAAAAAAGGGACACTTTCCACATTTCTTTAACACAACAAAGAACCAGAATTACAGAGGTCCTTACCCTGAACCTCATTATTATGGGGCTGATTCTTTCATGCCAAAAGAAAGGGAAGAATTTTTTGAGTGGTACAATTCTGTGAAAAATGGTGTGTTTGACTTCAGGAAAGAGATTGCTGAGTACTGCAAAAATGATGTTGTCATTTTGAAGGAAGCTTGCTTGCGATTCAGGAAAGAGCTTATTGCCACTGTTGAAGTGGACCCTTTTAGAAGTGTTACAATAGCAGGGATGTGTATGGCAATTTATCGGAGCCGTTTCCTTACTAAAGACACTATAGCTTTAACCTACCCGAACTGCTACATCCAACCACAAAAGGCACATTCTAAAGAGTCCTTGGAGTGGTTGGAGTATGTGTCTGccactgagggcattcatattcAGCATGCACTGAATGCTGGCGAACATAAAGTGGGTGACCACATGGTAGATGGTTTCTCATCGTCATCAAAAGGATGTGTTGGTTTTGAGTTTCTTGGATGTTATCATCATGCATGCTTGACTTGCTACAAGCCAGAAGAAATGCACCAAACAAGAAAAATTAAATGTAAGGATGTCAACAAAGAGTGCTTGCAGAAGCTCGAAAATCTTAAACGCAACGATAATTTCACATTGAGGTCCATATGGGAACATGATTGGATTAATCAAAAAAAGAATGATTCAAAAGTGAAGGAATTTATGAGCAAATACAAGGCCCCAGAGCGTCTGAACCCCCGTGAAGCTCTATATGGGGGTCGAACTAATGCTCTGTGTTTGTATTACAAAACACAAGAAAATGAGAAGATACATTACTATGATTTCACATCTCTGTATCCCTTTGTGAATAAGACAAAAGTATATCCAACTGGCCATCCAACCATCATTTTTGATGACTTCCAGTCAGTGGAAAAGTACTTTGGGCTCATCAGAGCGAAAGTCTTCCCACCACATGGTCTTTTCCATCCTGTGTTACCTTACAGGGCAGCAGGAAAACTCATGTTCCCATTGTGTAGGACTTGTTGTGAGACAGAGAGTAAACAGATGGACTGTCAGCACTCAGATGATGAGAGAGCCTTGACTGGTGTGTGGACTAGTGTTGAGATGGTCAAGGCTATGGAGAAAGGTTACAAAGTTGCTAGGTTGTTTGAGGTGTGGCATTTTGAAAAAAGGTCTGAGACTCTCTTCTCTGAGTATGTCAACACCTTTCTTAAGGGGAAACAGGAGGCTAGTGGTTATCCTGAATCGATAGAAACTGATGCTGAGAAAGAGAGGTACATACAAGACTatgaagaacatgaaaaaaTTAAGTTGAATCAAGACAATATCAAAGTCAACAAAGCAAAGCGTTCCCTTTGCAAGTTGGCGCTCAACTCACTTTGGGGTAAATTTGCACAGCGTGCAAATCCATCAAACTCAACACTGATCAGTGAACCAAAACAATTCATAGATTATGTTTTCTCCCCCAAGTATGACGTCTCAAATTTGATGTTTTTGAACGATGACGTAGCTCTTGTGCAATGGAAGTACAAAGATGATAGTTCTTCAAGGAATACCAATGAGAACATTTTCATTGCAGCTTTTACTACTGCCTATGCCAGACTTGAACTTTATGATGTCATGGATAAACTACAGGAAAGGGCATTATACCATGACACAGACTCTGTTATTTTTGTTAGTGGTCCTAAAGACTGGGTACCTGAGACAGGAGATTTTCTTGGGCAATTGACTAATGAGCTCAGCCAGGGTGATCACATTGTTGAATATGTTTCAGGAGGGCCAAAACTGTATGGGTATCGCACAGTCCAAAATAAGATATGCATGAAAGTTAAAGGCATTACTCTGAACCATACAAATCAGCAGTCTGTAAGTCTTAAATCTCTCACTGACCTGGTTGAAAACTATGTTGATAAGAACCCCTCTGAGATTCCTACCACTGCTAACCAAATTACCAGGGTAAAGAAAGGGTTCCATCTCAAAAACAAAGTGGTGAACAAACAGCTTAGAGTAGTTTACAATAAACGGGTTTTATGTGAAAATGGCCGCACTCTGCCTTATGGTTACTAA